One genomic window of Comamonas serinivorans includes the following:
- the mscL gene encoding large conductance mechanosensitive channel protein MscL, which yields MGMLQEFKEFAVKGNVMDLAVGVIIGGAFGKIVDSVVGDLIMPVISKVAGGLDFSNYYLGLAGQAAGLTLEEAKKQGAVFAYGNFITILINFIILAFIIFMMVKQMNRLRREESPAAPEPEVTPEEVTLLREIRDSLKNKA from the coding sequence ATGGGAATGCTGCAGGAATTCAAAGAATTTGCCGTCAAAGGCAACGTCATGGACTTGGCCGTGGGTGTGATCATCGGCGGCGCCTTCGGCAAGATCGTGGACTCCGTGGTGGGCGACCTCATCATGCCGGTCATCAGCAAGGTGGCCGGCGGCCTGGACTTCTCGAACTACTACCTCGGCCTGGCGGGCCAGGCAGCGGGCCTCACGCTCGAAGAAGCCAAAAAGCAAGGCGCCGTGTTCGCATACGGCAACTTCATCACCATCTTGATCAACTTCATCATCCTGGCGTTCATCATCTTCATGATGGTCAAGCAGATGAACCGCCTGCGCCGCGAGGAGTCGCCGGCCGCCCCCGAGCCCGAGGTCACGCCCGAAGAGGTCACGCTGCTGCGCGAAATCCGCGACAGCCTGAAAAACAAGGCCTGA
- a CDS encoding cytochrome b — protein MAEFKTISPNARNSAKVGNWFENRFPTAFDAYRVHMSEYFAPKNFNFWYIFGSLALLVLVIQIVTGIFLVMHYKPDAAKAFASVEYIMRDVPWGWLIRYMHSTGASAFFVVVYLHMFRGLLYGSYRKPRELVWIFGCLIFLCLMAEAFMGYLLPWGQMSYWGAQVIVNLFSAIPFVGETLSLYIRGDYVVGDATLNRFFSFHVIAVPLVLLGLVVAHLLALHDVGSNNPDGIEIKKGPKGNRWSATAPADGVPFHPYYSVHDLMGVSVFLLFFSAVVFFAPEFGGYFLEYNNFIPADPLVTPSHIAPVWYFTPFYSMLRATTDQMTWVFIIALALAAAFACVKTRLAMPIKALIVVAAAVAMVLLRVIDAKFWGVVVMGGSVIILFLLPWLDHSPARSIRYRPDWHRYVYAVFVVVFLMLGWLGVEPPSPVFERMSQVGTILYFAFFLLMPWWSRLGEPKPVPERVVYVPH, from the coding sequence ATGGCGGAATTCAAAACAATCTCACCCAACGCCCGCAATTCGGCCAAGGTCGGTAATTGGTTCGAAAATCGATTTCCCACGGCATTCGATGCGTATCGGGTGCACATGTCGGAATACTTCGCGCCGAAGAATTTCAACTTCTGGTACATCTTCGGCTCTCTGGCCTTGCTGGTCCTGGTGATTCAGATCGTCACCGGCATTTTTTTGGTCATGCATTACAAGCCGGACGCGGCCAAGGCATTCGCTTCCGTCGAGTACATCATGCGCGACGTGCCGTGGGGCTGGCTGATCCGCTACATGCACTCCACGGGTGCATCGGCATTTTTCGTCGTGGTTTACCTGCACATGTTCCGCGGGTTGCTGTATGGGTCATACCGCAAGCCGCGTGAATTGGTCTGGATTTTCGGCTGCCTGATTTTCCTGTGCCTGATGGCCGAAGCCTTCATGGGCTATTTGTTGCCCTGGGGCCAGATGTCGTATTGGGGCGCGCAGGTGATCGTGAACCTGTTCTCGGCCATTCCGTTCGTGGGCGAAACCCTGTCGCTGTACATTCGCGGTGACTACGTGGTGGGCGATGCGACGCTGAACCGCTTTTTCAGCTTCCACGTGATCGCCGTGCCGCTGGTGCTGTTGGGCCTGGTGGTGGCTCACCTGCTGGCCTTGCATGACGTGGGGTCGAACAACCCCGACGGCATCGAGATCAAGAAGGGCCCCAAGGGCAACCGCTGGTCGGCGACTGCGCCGGCCGATGGCGTGCCGTTCCACCCCTATTACTCGGTGCACGACCTGATGGGGGTGTCGGTGTTCCTGTTGTTCTTCTCGGCCGTGGTGTTCTTCGCGCCCGAGTTCGGGGGCTATTTCCTCGAATACAACAACTTCATCCCGGCAGACCCGCTGGTCACGCCTTCGCACATTGCCCCGGTCTGGTACTTCACGCCGTTCTATTCCATGCTGCGTGCCACCACCGACCAGATGACCTGGGTGTTCATCATCGCGCTGGCCCTGGCTGCAGCCTTTGCCTGTGTGAAGACCCGATTGGCCATGCCGATCAAGGCCTTGATCGTGGTTGCGGCGGCCGTGGCCATGGTGCTGCTGCGCGTGATCGATGCGAAGTTCTGGGGCGTGGTGGTGATGGGTGGCTCGGTCATCATCCTGTTCCTGCTGCCGTGGCTGGACCACAGCCCCGCGCGGTCGATCCGTTATCGTCCCGATTGGCACCGCTACGTCTACGCCGTGTTCGTGGTGGTGTTCCTGATGCTGGGCTGGCTTGGCGTGGAGCCGCCGTCGCCGGTGTTCGAGCGCATGTCGCAAGTGGGCACCATCCTGTACTTTGCCTTTTTCCTGTTGATGCCTTGGTGGAGTCGCTTGGGTGAGCCCAAGCCGGTGCCGGAGCGCGTCGTCTATGTGCCGCATTGA
- a CDS encoding cytochrome c1: protein MKKILLGAWASLALLGGAQAAGAEGVSWQKAKVATNDLASLQRGAKLFVNYCLNCHSAAFMRYNRLTDIGLSEKDIKDYMVFTSAKVGDTMVAAIDPHDAKKWFGANPPDLTVIARSRAGHGGTGADYLYTFLRSFYRDANRPTGWNNVLYPNVGMPNPLWEMQGEHEPIFEKVSAHGQEVSVFKGWKQVSPGTSANFDRDVNDLVNYLTWMAEPAQNTRVRIGVAVMLFLLVLSFMFWRLNKAYWKEVE from the coding sequence ATCAAAAAGATCCTGCTCGGTGCTTGGGCGTCGCTGGCCTTGCTGGGGGGCGCGCAGGCGGCGGGTGCCGAAGGCGTGTCCTGGCAGAAGGCCAAGGTCGCCACCAATGACCTGGCGTCGCTCCAGCGCGGTGCCAAGCTGTTCGTCAACTACTGCCTGAACTGCCATTCGGCCGCGTTCATGCGCTACAACCGCCTGACCGACATCGGCCTGTCCGAGAAGGACATCAAGGACTACATGGTGTTCACGTCGGCCAAGGTGGGCGACACCATGGTCGCGGCCATCGACCCCCATGATGCCAAGAAGTGGTTTGGGGCCAACCCGCCCGACTTGACCGTGATTGCTCGCTCGCGTGCCGGGCATGGGGGCACTGGCGCCGATTACCTCTACACCTTCTTGCGTTCGTTTTACCGGGATGCGAACCGGCCGACGGGCTGGAACAACGTGCTGTACCCCAATGTGGGCATGCCCAACCCCCTGTGGGAGATGCAGGGCGAGCACGAGCCGATCTTCGAGAAGGTCAGCGCACACGGGCAGGAGGTGTCGGTGTTCAAGGGCTGGAAGCAGGTCAGCCCCGGCACATCGGCCAATTTCGACCGCGACGTCAACGACCTGGTCAACTACCTGACCTGGATGGCCGAGCCTGCTCAGAACACGCGGGTGCGCATCGGTGTGGCGGTGATGCTGTTTTTACTCGTCCTCAGTTTCATGTTCTGGCGCCTGAACAAAGCGTACTGGAAAGAGGTTGAGTAA
- the pdxA gene encoding 4-hydroxythreonine-4-phosphate dehydrogenase PdxA, whose amino-acid sequence MSEQQRAVALTMGDGAGIGPEILAKAFLLAPEQTSGCFVVGDLATLRRASACVTQALVLPPLPCMVIDSPAQALTAPPRCLPVYPLPGLTSPPAWGQVSGEAGRYAGACVSWAAQAALRGDVAALVTAPLHKEALAEGGAPYDQYPGHTELLQSEAAAYLHQPVHEVPVRMMLANDELRVVLVSIHVSLREAIERVTLPAVSDTLRIADASLRRMLGRAPRLLVAGLNPHAGEGGLFGTEEMTVIGPAVQAAQVRGVQVRGPLAPDTVFMVARQSQAGPEPVDAVIAMYHDQGLIPVKYLGVEEGVNVTLGLPLVRTSPDHGTAFDIAGTARASEASLVQAIRVAKQLAGWPR is encoded by the coding sequence ATGAGCGAGCAGCAGCGGGCGGTGGCCCTCACCATGGGCGATGGCGCGGGCATCGGGCCCGAAATCCTGGCCAAGGCCTTTCTGCTGGCGCCCGAACAGACGTCGGGCTGCTTCGTGGTGGGCGACCTGGCCACCTTGCGCCGGGCCAGCGCGTGCGTGACGCAGGCGCTGGTTCTGCCGCCGCTGCCTTGCATGGTGATCGATTCACCGGCCCAAGCGCTGACGGCGCCACCGCGCTGCTTGCCGGTGTACCCCCTGCCTGGCCTGACGTCGCCACCGGCCTGGGGACAGGTCAGTGGCGAGGCCGGCCGCTATGCCGGGGCGTGCGTGAGCTGGGCGGCGCAGGCGGCGTTGCGGGGCGACGTGGCCGCGCTGGTGACCGCACCGCTGCACAAGGAGGCACTGGCCGAAGGCGGTGCGCCGTATGACCAGTATCCCGGGCACACCGAATTACTTCAATCGGAAGCGGCGGCATACCTGCATCAACCTGTGCATGAGGTGCCGGTGCGCATGATGCTGGCCAACGATGAGCTGCGGGTGGTGCTGGTCAGCATCCACGTCTCGCTGCGCGAGGCCATCGAGCGCGTGACGCTGCCCGCGGTGAGCGACACCCTGCGCATTGCCGACGCGTCGCTGCGCCGCATGCTGGGGCGCGCGCCGCGCTTGCTGGTAGCTGGGCTCAACCCGCATGCGGGCGAAGGAGGGCTGTTCGGGACCGAAGAGATGACCGTGATCGGCCCCGCCGTGCAGGCGGCGCAGGTGCGCGGTGTGCAGGTGCGCGGGCCCCTGGCCCCGGACACGGTCTTCATGGTGGCGCGCCAGAGCCAAGCCGGCCCTGAGCCGGTGGATGCCGTGATCGCGATGTACCACGACCAGGGGCTGATCCCGGTGAAGTACCTGGGGGTGGAAGAGGGCGTGAACGTCACCCTGGGCTTGCCGCTGGTGCGCACCAGCCCGGACCACGGCACCGCGTTCGACATCGCCGGCACCGCGCGCGCCAGTGAAGCCAGCCTGGTGCAGGCGATTCGCGTGGCCAAGCAGCTGGCAGGCTGGCCCCGTTGA
- a CDS encoding Nif3-like dinuclear metal center hexameric protein, which translates to MASSTDSSGVDRAALLAAFNAELHPERFKDYGPNGLQVEGKPRVRKLVSGVTASQALIDAAIAEGADAVFVHHGLFWRGQSGTVTGWMKARLQRLLAHDINLFAYHLPLDAHDRLGNNAELGRVLGLAAQTRFGEQDLGFLGARADGGAFADRDILATHLQTVLRRAVVAVGDVAAPIQRVAWCSGGAQGFFEAAIDAGAQAFITGEISEPQAHLARECGVAFFACGHHATERYGAPAMADHVARQLGLQHTFIDIDNPA; encoded by the coding sequence ATGGCTTCTTCAACCGATTCGTCCGGCGTGGACCGCGCCGCGTTGCTGGCGGCGTTCAACGCCGAGCTGCACCCCGAGCGCTTCAAGGACTACGGGCCCAATGGGCTTCAGGTGGAGGGCAAGCCCCGCGTGCGCAAGCTGGTCAGCGGCGTGACCGCGAGCCAGGCCCTCATCGACGCGGCGATTGCCGAGGGCGCCGACGCGGTGTTCGTGCACCACGGCCTGTTCTGGCGGGGGCAAAGCGGCACGGTGACGGGCTGGATGAAGGCGCGGCTGCAGCGCCTGCTGGCTCACGACATCAACCTGTTCGCCTACCACCTGCCGCTGGATGCCCACGACCGCCTGGGCAACAACGCCGAGTTGGGGCGCGTGCTGGGCCTGGCCGCCCAGACGCGGTTCGGTGAGCAGGACCTGGGGTTTCTGGGGGCGCGCGCCGATGGCGGTGCCTTTGCCGACCGCGACATCTTGGCCACGCACCTGCAAACTGTGTTGCGGCGGGCCGTGGTGGCGGTGGGCGATGTGGCGGCGCCGATTCAGCGTGTGGCGTGGTGCAGTGGCGGTGCCCAAGGCTTTTTCGAAGCCGCCATCGACGCCGGAGCCCAGGCCTTCATCACGGGCGAGATTTCGGAGCCGCAGGCCCACCTGGCGCGCGAGTGCGGGGTGGCCTTTTTCGCCTGTGGTCACCATGCGACAGAGCGGTATGGCGCGCCCGCGATGGCGGACCACGTGGCGCGGCAGCTGGGCCTGCAGCACACCTTCATCGACATCGACAATCCGGCCTGA
- a CDS encoding ClpXP protease specificity-enhancing factor → MDPSQPTSTRPYLLRALYEWCGDNGLTPHVAVAVDDTVVVPHEFVKDGEIVLNISQDAAHGLRIDNDAVTFKARFSGVARDIYVPVGRVIALFARENGQGMGFPPEDTPVYEGDDAADAKPAMQLVTSTEEQAPEASGSDTRTDGTGEAEPADPDPKPGGGKPTLRRIK, encoded by the coding sequence ATGGACCCATCGCAACCGACGTCGACCCGGCCCTACCTGCTGCGCGCCTTGTACGAGTGGTGTGGCGACAACGGGCTGACGCCGCATGTGGCCGTCGCGGTTGACGATACGGTGGTGGTGCCGCACGAGTTCGTCAAGGATGGCGAGATCGTGCTCAACATCAGCCAGGACGCGGCGCACGGCCTGCGCATCGACAACGATGCCGTCACCTTCAAGGCCCGATTCTCGGGCGTGGCGCGCGACATCTACGTGCCGGTGGGGCGGGTCATCGCCCTGTTTGCCCGCGAGAACGGCCAGGGGATGGGCTTTCCACCGGAGGACACCCCCGTCTACGAGGGGGATGACGCCGCGGATGCCAAACCCGCCATGCAGTTGGTCACCAGCACCGAGGAGCAGGCGCCGGAGGCATCCGGCAGCGACACCCGCACTGACGGCACCGGCGAGGCCGAGCCCGCAGACCCTGATCCCAAGCCGGGTGGCGGCAAGCCCACTTTGCGTCGCATCAAATGA
- the thiC gene encoding phosphomethylpyrimidine synthase ThiC — protein sequence MNAPNTPDQLSPAAKGGLSPEDFAASLARARQPFPASSRAFIEGSRADLRVPVRDVQLTNGERVSLYDTSGPYGDPTQQLDVRQGLPALRAAWVAERADTEAYDGRIAQLLDDGGKGDRDNPRIAALRAEARGLQRQPRRARSGANVTQMHYAKRGIVTPEMEFAALRENGRREWMAAYQGHAERERRLAGNAMGAALPKGPITPEFVRDEIARGRAILPVNINHPEVEPMMIGRNFLVKVNANIGNSAVTSSIEEEVEKLVWSTRWGADTVMDLSTGKHIHTTRDWIVRNSPVPIGTVPIYQALEKVGGVAEDLTWAIFRDTLIEQAEQGVDYFTIHAGVRLPFIHLTADRVTGIVSRGGSIMAKWCMAHHRESFIYEHFEDICDILKQYDVSFSLGDGLRPGSGADANDEAQFAELKTLGELTQVAWKHDVQTIIEGPGHVPMHMIQANMDEQLKACHEAPFYTLGPLTIDIAPGYDHIASAIGAAMIGWMGTAMLCYVTPKEHLGLPDREDVKQGLIAYKIAAHAADVAKGHPGARLRDQAISKARFEFRWQDQFNLGLDPETAAAFHDETLPKDSSKEAHFCSMCGPKFCSMKITQEVREFAAAQGVSAEQGLAAGMQAKAQEFNRAGGELYIPIHTRTSDTTAR from the coding sequence ATGAATGCCCCGAACACCCCCGATCAGTTGAGCCCGGCCGCCAAAGGCGGCCTGTCGCCAGAAGACTTTGCGGCCTCGCTGGCGCGCGCGCGCCAGCCGTTTCCGGCGTCGAGCCGGGCCTTCATCGAGGGCTCGCGCGCCGACCTGCGCGTGCCCGTGCGCGACGTGCAGCTGACCAACGGCGAGCGGGTCAGTCTGTACGACACCTCGGGCCCCTACGGTGACCCGACCCAGCAGCTGGACGTGCGCCAGGGCCTGCCGGCCCTGCGTGCGGCCTGGGTTGCCGAGCGGGCTGACACCGAGGCCTATGACGGCCGCATCGCCCAGTTGCTGGACGACGGCGGCAAGGGCGATCGCGACAACCCGCGCATCGCTGCGCTGCGCGCCGAGGCGCGTGGCCTGCAACGCCAGCCGCGGCGCGCCAGGTCCGGCGCCAACGTCACGCAGATGCACTACGCCAAGCGCGGCATCGTCACGCCCGAGATGGAGTTCGCCGCCCTGCGCGAAAACGGCCGCCGCGAGTGGATGGCCGCCTACCAGGGCCACGCCGAGCGCGAGCGCCGCCTGGCCGGCAACGCCATGGGGGCGGCCTTGCCCAAAGGCCCGATCACGCCCGAGTTCGTGCGTGACGAGATCGCGCGCGGCCGCGCCATCCTGCCGGTCAACATCAACCACCCCGAGGTGGAGCCCATGATGATCGGCCGCAACTTCCTCGTGAAGGTGAACGCCAACATCGGCAACAGCGCCGTCACGTCGAGCATCGAGGAAGAGGTGGAAAAGCTGGTCTGGTCCACGCGCTGGGGCGCGGACACGGTGATGGACCTGTCCACCGGCAAGCACATCCACACCACGCGCGACTGGATCGTGCGCAACAGCCCCGTGCCCATCGGCACGGTGCCGATCTACCAGGCGCTTGAAAAGGTGGGCGGTGTGGCCGAGGACCTGACCTGGGCCATCTTCCGCGACACGCTGATCGAGCAGGCCGAGCAGGGCGTGGACTACTTCACCATCCACGCCGGCGTGCGCCTGCCCTTCATCCACCTCACGGCCGACCGCGTCACCGGCATCGTCAGCCGGGGCGGCTCCATCATGGCCAAGTGGTGCATGGCGCACCACCGCGAGAGCTTCATCTACGAGCACTTCGAAGACATCTGCGACATCCTCAAGCAGTACGACGTCAGCTTCTCGCTGGGGGACGGCTTGCGCCCCGGCTCGGGCGCAGACGCCAACGACGAGGCCCAGTTCGCCGAGCTGAAAACCCTGGGCGAGCTGACCCAGGTGGCCTGGAAGCACGACGTGCAGACCATCATCGAAGGCCCGGGCCACGTGCCCATGCACATGATCCAGGCCAACATGGACGAGCAGCTCAAGGCCTGCCACGAGGCGCCGTTCTACACGCTGGGCCCGCTGACCATCGACATCGCGCCCGGCTACGACCACATCGCCAGCGCCATCGGCGCCGCCATGATCGGCTGGATGGGCACGGCCATGCTGTGCTACGTGACGCCCAAGGAGCACCTGGGCCTGCCCGACCGCGAGGACGTGAAGCAGGGCCTGATCGCCTACAAGATTGCTGCCCACGCCGCCGACGTGGCCAAGGGCCACCCCGGTGCCCGCCTGCGCGACCAGGCCATCAGCAAGGCCCGCTTCGAGTTCCGCTGGCAGGACCAGTTCAACCTGGGCCTGGACCCGGAAACCGCCGCCGCCTTCCACGACGAAACCCTGCCCAAGGACAGCAGCAAGGAAGCGCACTTCTGCAGCATGTGCGGGCCCAAGTTCTGCTCGATGAAGATCACCCAGGAGGTGCGCGAATTCGCCGCCGCCCAGGGCGTGAGCGCCGAGCAGGGCCTGGCGGCCGGCATGCAGGCCAAGGCCCAGGAGTTCAACCGCGCGGGCGGCGAGCTTTACATCCCCATCCACACGCGGACCAGCGACACCACGGCGCGTTGA
- a CDS encoding nuclear transport factor 2 family protein yields MSNTPSTNAAHMTAVAERYVQALNQGDLDAVMALFAADACVEDPVGSEPRRGTEAIRGFFQRVTSTPMTVVHDGEPRAVANEVAFGLKLSFTRDGKHTTLSVIDHFRFNADGDIVAMRAFFGPQNIHVA; encoded by the coding sequence ATGTCGAACACCCCCAGCACCAACGCCGCGCACATGACCGCCGTGGCAGAGCGTTATGTGCAAGCCTTGAACCAGGGCGATCTCGACGCCGTCATGGCCTTGTTTGCGGCCGATGCCTGCGTGGAAGACCCCGTGGGCAGCGAGCCCCGCCGTGGCACCGAGGCCATACGCGGTTTCTTTCAGCGTGTGACCAGCACGCCCATGACCGTGGTGCACGACGGTGAACCCCGCGCCGTGGCCAACGAGGTGGCGTTTGGCCTCAAGCTCAGTTTCACGCGCGATGGCAAGCACACCACCTTGTCCGTCATCGACCATTTCCGCTTCAATGCCGACGGCGACATCGTGGCCATGCGCGCCTTCTTCGGTCCCCAGAACATCCACGTGGCCTGA
- a CDS encoding acyl-CoA thioesterase — protein sequence MDMPTHQLTMSVLMTPDTANFSGNVHGGTILKLLDQVAYACAARYAGHYVVTMSVDQVVFRQPIHVGELVTFLAAVNHTGTSSMEVGIKVVAENIRTQEARHVNSCFFTMVAVDDDRKPIRVAPLQPGTPDEHRRYAEAELRKQLRLEMAQRAKTLGVPAAPTP from the coding sequence ATGGACATGCCCACGCACCAGCTCACCATGAGCGTGCTGATGACCCCCGACACCGCCAACTTTTCAGGCAACGTGCACGGCGGCACCATCCTCAAACTGCTCGACCAGGTGGCCTACGCCTGCGCCGCGCGCTATGCCGGCCACTATGTGGTCACCATGTCGGTCGACCAGGTGGTGTTTCGCCAGCCCATCCACGTGGGCGAGCTGGTCACCTTCCTCGCCGCCGTCAACCACACCGGCACCTCGTCGATGGAGGTGGGCATCAAGGTGGTGGCCGAGAACATCCGCACCCAGGAAGCACGCCATGTGAACAGCTGCTTTTTCACCATGGTCGCCGTGGACGACGACCGCAAGCCCATCCGCGTGGCGCCGCTGCAGCCCGGCACCCCGGACGAACACCGCCGCTACGCGGAAGCCGAGCTGCGCAAACAGCTGCGGCTGGAGATGGCGCAACGCGCCAAGACCCTGGGCGTGCCGGCCGCGCCCACACCCTGA
- the petA gene encoding ubiquinol-cytochrome c reductase iron-sulfur subunit has translation MSDTPVDSSKRTWLIASGCAGAAGAVGVAVPFVSSFGPSERAKAAGAPVEVDISGLQPGGKINAEWRGKPIWIMRRTPEQLASLKKTDGEVADPQSNRTAFPTPEYAKNETRSIKPEILVVIGICTHLGCSPVDKFTPGPQPSLPADWEGGFLCPCHGSTFDLAGRVFKNKPAPDNLEVPPHMYLSDTTLLIGEDKKA, from the coding sequence ATGAGTGATACGCCAGTGGATAGCAGTAAGAGGACGTGGTTGATCGCGTCGGGCTGTGCCGGTGCAGCCGGTGCAGTCGGAGTTGCAGTTCCCTTCGTTTCGAGCTTTGGTCCTTCGGAGCGTGCAAAAGCGGCAGGGGCCCCGGTGGAGGTGGATATATCCGGCCTTCAGCCTGGCGGGAAAATCAATGCCGAATGGCGCGGTAAGCCCATTTGGATCATGCGCCGCACGCCGGAGCAATTGGCGTCGTTGAAGAAAACCGACGGCGAGGTGGCAGACCCTCAGTCCAACCGCACCGCGTTTCCCACGCCCGAGTACGCCAAGAACGAAACCCGATCTATCAAGCCAGAAATCCTGGTTGTCATCGGGATTTGTACCCATCTCGGGTGTTCACCGGTTGACAAATTCACGCCAGGCCCGCAGCCGTCGTTGCCGGCCGATTGGGAAGGCGGCTTCCTCTGCCCGTGCCACGGATCGACCTTTGACCTGGCGGGACGTGTGTTCAAGAACAAACCCGCTCCCGATAACCTCGAGGTGCCGCCGCACATGTATTTGTCGGATACCACCTTGCTGATCGGCGAAGACAAGAAGGCATAA
- a CDS encoding glutathione S-transferase N-terminal domain-containing protein yields the protein MMVLYSGTTCPFSHRCRFVLFEKGMDFEIRDVDLYNKPEDIAVMNPYGQVPILVERDLILYESNIINEYIDERFPHPQLMPGDPVDRARVRLFLLNFEKELFTHVSVLEASNRSGKSADKAVEKARSHIRDRLTQMAPVFLKNKFILGENFSMLDVALAPLLWRLDHYGIELSKNAAPLLKYAERIFSRPAYIEALTPSEKVMRK from the coding sequence ATGATGGTGCTTTACTCGGGAACGACGTGCCCGTTCTCTCACCGCTGCCGTTTCGTCTTGTTTGAGAAAGGCATGGACTTTGAAATCCGCGATGTGGACTTGTACAACAAGCCCGAAGACATCGCCGTGATGAACCCCTACGGGCAGGTGCCGATCCTGGTCGAGCGCGACCTCATCCTCTACGAGTCCAACATCATCAACGAGTACATCGACGAGCGCTTCCCGCATCCGCAGCTGATGCCTGGGGATCCCGTGGATCGCGCCCGTGTGCGCCTGTTCCTGCTGAACTTCGAAAAAGAGCTGTTCACGCACGTCTCCGTGCTCGAGGCCAGCAACCGCAGCGGCAAGTCGGCCGACAAGGCGGTGGAGAAGGCCCGCTCGCACATCCGCGACCGCCTGACGCAGATGGCGCCCGTGTTCCTCAAGAACAAGTTCATCCTGGGCGAAAACTTCTCCATGCTGGACGTGGCCCTGGCCCCGCTGCTGTGGCGCCTTGACCACTACGGCATCGAGCTGTCCAAGAATGCCGCGCCGCTGCTCAAGTACGCCGAGCGCATCTTCTCGCGACCGGCTTACATCGAGGCGCTGACGCCGTCCGAAAAAGTCATGCGCAAGTGA
- a CDS encoding trypsin-like peptidase domain-containing protein: MKRVWLLFAQVVTVLLAAYFVVATLQPQWLKPGKAVLPASPGVAVIEAPPSAPGDTPTASFRNAVKRAAPSVVSINTSKNTRHPNMNDPWFRFFFGEQNAQPQAGLGSGVIVSADGYVLTNNHVIEGADEIEVVLTDARAARAKVVGTDPDSDLAVLKIDLPNLPVMAFADSDASEVGDRVLAIGNPFGVGQTVTSGIVSALGRNQLGINTYENFIQTDAAINPGNSGGALVNIDGALLGINTAIYSRSGGSMGIGFAIPSATARTVLNAIVRDGRVTRGWIGIEPSDLTPQLAQTFGANVNAGVIVTGVLQNGPAARAGLLPGDVITQIGDQAVRNSAELLTRVSQLQPGAPVAFQLIRRGQALTLEVTPNVRPSQQRTRQR, from the coding sequence ATGAAACGCGTATGGCTTTTGTTTGCCCAGGTTGTCACCGTGCTGCTGGCGGCCTACTTCGTGGTCGCCACCCTGCAGCCCCAGTGGCTCAAACCCGGCAAAGCCGTGCTCCCCGCCAGCCCGGGCGTCGCGGTGATCGAGGCGCCCCCCAGCGCCCCGGGCGACACGCCCACGGCCTCGTTCCGCAACGCCGTGAAGCGGGCCGCACCCAGCGTGGTCAGCATCAACACCAGCAAGAACACGCGCCACCCGAACATGAACGACCCGTGGTTCCGCTTCTTCTTCGGTGAGCAGAACGCGCAGCCCCAGGCCGGCCTGGGTTCGGGCGTCATCGTCAGCGCCGACGGCTATGTGCTGACCAACAACCACGTCATCGAAGGCGCGGACGAAATCGAGGTGGTGCTCACCGATGCGCGCGCCGCACGCGCCAAGGTCGTGGGCACCGACCCCGATTCGGACCTGGCCGTGCTCAAGATCGACCTGCCCAACCTGCCCGTGATGGCGTTTGCCGACTCCGACGCCTCCGAGGTCGGCGACCGCGTGCTGGCCATCGGCAACCCCTTCGGCGTTGGCCAGACCGTGACCAGCGGCATCGTTAGCGCGTTGGGCCGCAACCAGCTGGGCATCAACACGTACGAGAACTTCATCCAGACCGACGCCGCCATCAACCCCGGCAACTCGGGCGGCGCGCTGGTCAACATCGACGGCGCCCTGCTGGGCATCAACACCGCCATCTACTCGCGCTCGGGCGGCAGCATGGGCATCGGCTTCGCCATCCCCTCGGCCACGGCGCGCACCGTGCTCAACGCCATCGTGCGCGACGGCCGCGTGACCCGCGGCTGGATCGGCATCGAACCCAGCGACCTGACGCCCCAGCTGGCCCAGACCTTTGGCGCCAACGTGAACGCGGGCGTCATCGTCACCGGCGTGCTGCAGAACGGCCCCGCCGCCCGCGCCGGCCTGCTGCCGGGCGACGTGATCACCCAGATCGGCGACCAGGCCGTGCGCAACTCGGCCGAGCTGCTCACGCGGGTGTCGCAGCTGCAGCCCGGCGCACCCGTGGCCTTCCAGCTGATCCGGCGCGGACAGGCGCTGACGCTGGAGGTGACGCCCAACGTGCGCCCCTCGCAGCAGCGAACGCGTCAGCGCTGA